One Kribbella sp. NBC_00662 genomic region harbors:
- a CDS encoding nickel-dependent hydrogenase large subunit has translation MTAVDPKVRPTDSKNTDVVEMAWDPITRIVGSLGIYANVNFKSKTVEECHSTSSIFRGYSIFMKGKDPRDAHFITSRICGICGDNHATCSVYAQNMAYGVAPPHLGEWIVNLGEAAEYMFDHNIFQENLVGVDYCERMVKETNPGVLELANRTEAPHAGDHGYRTIGDIMRSLNPLEGEFYREALHVSRYTREMFCLMEGRHVHPSTLYPGGVGTVATIQLFTDYLTRLMRYIEFMKKVVPLHDDLFDFFYEALPGYEHVGERRILLGCWGSLQDPAHCDFTYRNMEAWGRRMFVTPGVIVDGELVTNSLVDINLGLRILLGSSYYDDWADGTHEKFVDIDPLGNPIDVRHPWNQHTLPKPQKRDFSNAYSWTMSPRWFDGTDHLALDTGGGPIARLWSTALSGLVNTDYIQATGHSVKIQLPRTALKPATEYEWKIPQWSNALERNRARTYFQAYAAALALHFCEKAMAEVRAGRTETWTPFKVPEEAISCGFTEAVRGVLSHHLVIREGKIANYHPYPPTPWNGSVRDSYGTPGPYEDAVQNTPIFEENPPERFKGIDIMRAVRSFDPCLPCGVHMFVGNGQEKTHLHSPSIAVKPY, from the coding sequence ATGACCGCCGTCGACCCGAAAGTCCGGCCGACCGACTCCAAGAACACCGACGTCGTCGAGATGGCGTGGGATCCGATCACCCGGATCGTCGGCAGCCTGGGCATCTACGCGAACGTGAACTTCAAGTCGAAGACGGTCGAGGAGTGCCACAGCACCTCGTCGATCTTCCGCGGCTACAGCATCTTCATGAAGGGCAAGGACCCGCGCGACGCGCACTTCATCACCAGCCGGATCTGCGGGATCTGCGGTGACAACCACGCCACCTGCTCGGTCTACGCGCAGAACATGGCGTACGGCGTCGCGCCGCCGCACCTCGGCGAGTGGATCGTCAACCTCGGCGAGGCCGCGGAGTACATGTTCGACCACAACATCTTCCAGGAGAACCTGGTCGGGGTGGACTACTGCGAGCGGATGGTCAAGGAGACCAACCCGGGCGTGCTCGAGCTGGCGAACCGCACCGAGGCGCCGCACGCCGGCGACCACGGCTACCGGACCATCGGCGACATCATGCGCTCGCTGAACCCGCTCGAGGGCGAGTTCTACCGCGAGGCACTGCACGTCAGCCGCTACACGCGCGAGATGTTCTGCCTGATGGAAGGCCGCCACGTCCACCCGTCCACGCTCTACCCGGGCGGCGTCGGCACGGTCGCGACCATCCAGTTGTTCACCGACTACCTGACCCGGCTGATGCGCTACATCGAGTTCATGAAGAAGGTCGTGCCGCTGCACGACGACCTGTTCGACTTCTTCTACGAGGCACTGCCCGGCTACGAGCACGTCGGCGAACGGCGGATCCTGCTCGGCTGCTGGGGCAGTCTGCAGGACCCGGCGCACTGCGACTTCACCTACCGCAACATGGAGGCCTGGGGCCGGAGGATGTTCGTCACCCCGGGCGTCATCGTCGACGGCGAACTCGTCACCAACAGCCTGGTCGACATCAACCTCGGCCTGCGGATCCTGCTCGGCAGTTCGTACTACGACGACTGGGCCGACGGCACGCACGAGAAGTTCGTCGACATCGACCCGCTCGGCAACCCGATCGACGTCCGGCACCCGTGGAACCAGCACACGCTGCCGAAGCCGCAGAAGCGCGACTTCTCCAACGCCTACAGCTGGACGATGTCGCCGCGCTGGTTCGACGGCACCGACCACCTCGCGCTCGACACCGGCGGTGGCCCGATCGCCCGGCTCTGGTCGACGGCCCTGTCCGGCCTGGTCAACACCGACTACATCCAGGCCACTGGACACAGCGTGAAGATCCAGCTCCCGCGGACGGCCCTCAAGCCGGCCACGGAGTACGAGTGGAAGATCCCGCAGTGGAGCAACGCGCTCGAGCGGAACCGGGCCCGGACCTACTTCCAGGCGTACGCCGCGGCGCTCGCGCTGCACTTCTGTGAGAAGGCGATGGCCGAGGTCAGGGCCGGCCGGACCGAGACGTGGACGCCGTTCAAGGTCCCGGAGGAGGCGATCTCCTGCGGCTTCACCGAGGCCGTCCGCGGGGTGCTCTCCCATCACCTGGTGATCCGGGAGGGCAAGATCGCGAACTACCACCCGTACCCGCCGACGCCGTGGAACGGCAGCGTCCGGGACAGCTACGGCACCCCCGGTCCGTACGAGGACGCCGTACAGAACACCCCGATCTTCGAGGAGAATCCACCGGAGCGGTTCAAGGGCATCGACATCATGCGGGCGGTCCGCAGCTTCGACCCGTGCCTGCCGTGCGGCGTGCACATGTTCGTCGGCAACGGGCAGGAGAAGACGCATCTCCACTCCCCGTCCATCGCCGTCAAGCCTTACTGA
- a CDS encoding NifU family protein, whose product MDRHDVQDLSERIDVLLDEVQRRADPKLAGQVEELVRAVLTLHGAGLEQLLGLLDEQQVRQLAGDDLVAGLLLLHDLHPDDVATRIQHALDSVRPYLGSHAGGIDYLGLDDDGVVHLRLQGSCDGCPGSTATVRLTVENAVLDAAPEAIAVDVEGMVKDKQSLLTIEPFRPHRDGWHQLDLAPPPGQVQHLTVGGLDVMVANLAGALFAYRNTCPACSSGLHHGRLDGDQLTCPRCTAQYDVRLAGRAVVGAPLEALPLLPEGSGWKVAIPGVQPA is encoded by the coding sequence ATGGATCGACACGACGTCCAGGACCTGAGCGAACGGATCGACGTCCTGCTGGACGAGGTCCAGCGGCGCGCCGATCCCAAGCTGGCCGGACAGGTGGAAGAGCTGGTCCGCGCGGTGCTGACCCTGCACGGCGCCGGCCTGGAGCAACTGCTGGGCCTGTTGGACGAGCAGCAGGTCCGGCAGTTGGCCGGGGACGACCTCGTCGCCGGTCTGCTCCTGCTGCACGACCTGCACCCCGACGACGTCGCGACCCGGATCCAGCACGCGCTGGACTCGGTCCGTCCGTACCTGGGCTCGCACGCCGGTGGGATCGACTACCTCGGACTCGACGACGACGGCGTCGTACACCTGCGGCTGCAGGGCAGTTGTGACGGCTGCCCGGGGTCCACGGCAACGGTCCGGCTGACCGTCGAGAACGCCGTCCTGGACGCGGCGCCGGAAGCGATCGCGGTCGACGTCGAAGGCATGGTGAAGGACAAGCAGTCCCTGTTGACCATCGAGCCGTTCCGCCCCCACCGGGATGGCTGGCACCAGCTGGACCTGGCCCCACCCCCCGGCCAGGTCCAGCACCTAACTGTCGGTGGGCTCGACGTGATGGTGGCCAACCTGGCCGGCGCGTTGTTCGCCTACCGGAACACCTGCCCGGCCTGCTCGTCCGGCCTCCACCACGGCCGGCTGGACGGCGATCAGCTCACCTGTCCACGGTGCACAGCGCAGTACGACGTACGCCTGGCCGGGCGGGCTGTCGTGGGGGCGCCGCTCGAAGCGCTGCCGCTGCTGCCGGAGGGGTCGGGGTGGAAGGTCGCGATCCCGGGGGTGCAACCGGCGTGA
- a CDS encoding muconolactone Delta-isomerase family protein, translating to MKFLVLWQMELSLLSPEMARAVGAMPEYGQRLEREGKVLARYHVVGSHGGAWIYEVDSHEEFERLLGRAPVFNFARYTVHALAEMESGPRSD from the coding sequence ATGAAGTTCCTCGTGCTGTGGCAGATGGAGCTGAGCCTGCTCTCGCCGGAGATGGCGCGGGCGGTGGGCGCGATGCCGGAGTACGGGCAGCGGCTCGAGCGGGAGGGAAAGGTGCTGGCCCGGTACCACGTGGTCGGATCGCACGGCGGGGCGTGGATCTACGAGGTGGACTCGCACGAGGAGTTCGAACGATTGCTGGGCCGGGCGCCGGTGTTCAATTTCGCCCGCTACACGGTGCACGCCCTGGCCGAGATGGAATCCGGGCCGCGGAGCGATTGA
- a CDS encoding DUF6084 family protein, which translates to MVDLEFSCTGAEADRYAATPSIRMRLRIEETTGTPVHALALRCQIRIEPIRRRYTDEEAEGLADLFGDRSRWGETLKPLQLAFVTQMVPGFTGATEADLNLPCSYDFDVAAHKYLYAVCEGGVPLLLLFNGTIFTGHPGTLSVTPVAWQKETTYELPVAVWREAMDQHFPGAAWLRLRRDTFDRLYRYRTREALPGWDDAIERLLKEQLE; encoded by the coding sequence GTGGTTGACCTGGAGTTCAGCTGTACCGGCGCGGAAGCCGACCGGTACGCCGCGACGCCCTCGATCCGGATGCGGTTGCGGATCGAGGAGACGACCGGCACTCCGGTGCACGCGCTGGCGCTGCGCTGCCAGATCAGGATCGAGCCGATCCGGCGCCGCTACACCGACGAGGAAGCCGAGGGGCTCGCGGATCTGTTCGGCGATCGGTCCCGCTGGGGCGAGACGTTGAAACCGCTGCAACTGGCGTTCGTCACCCAAATGGTGCCCGGCTTCACCGGCGCGACCGAGGCCGACCTGAATCTCCCGTGCAGCTACGACTTCGACGTGGCTGCCCACAAGTACCTCTACGCCGTCTGCGAAGGCGGCGTACCGCTGCTGCTGTTGTTCAACGGGACGATCTTCACCGGCCATCCCGGCACCCTCTCGGTGACACCGGTCGCCTGGCAGAAAGAGACGACGTACGAACTGCCGGTCGCGGTGTGGCGGGAGGCGATGGACCAGCACTTCCCGGGTGCCGCCTGGCTACGGCTGCGGCGGGACACCTTCGACCGGCTGTACCGGTACCGCACGCGGGAAGCCCTGCCCGGCTGGGACGACGCGATCGAGCGACTCCTGAAGGAACAGCTGGAATGA
- a CDS encoding NAD(P)H-quinone dehydrogenase, whose protein sequence is MARVVIIGGGPGGYEAASAAAQLGGEVTVVDSDGIGGSGVRTDAVPSKTLIATAEVMTEVEEAGELGVRLDDGDDNPANSVRVDLSVVNKRVKALAAAQSEGIERRLDRDKVRIIRGRGRLDGPETVVVGDERLDADVILIATGARPRILKGSEPDGERILTWEQVYELEELPERLIVVGSGVTGAEFASAYDALGSDVVLVSSRDRVLPGEDADAAAVLEDVFKRRGLTVLSKSRAESVKRHGDGVVVTLTDGRTVEGSHALLAVGSLPNTDDMNLVESGVSLTDGGFVQVDRVSRTTARGVYAAGDCTGVLMLASVASMQGRIAMAHALGDAVTPLDQSTVSANVFTAPEIATVGLTQAVVDAGGSTALVVKVPLADNARAKMQGVRDGFVKLFCLPNTGIVVGGVVVAPRASELIHPISLAVAARLTVDQVAQSFTVYPSISGSVAEAARRLHLRN, encoded by the coding sequence GTGGCGCGAGTTGTGATCATCGGAGGCGGTCCTGGCGGGTACGAAGCGGCGAGTGCGGCCGCCCAACTCGGCGGGGAGGTGACGGTCGTCGATTCCGACGGGATCGGCGGTTCCGGCGTGCGTACCGACGCGGTTCCGAGCAAGACCTTGATCGCCACCGCCGAGGTGATGACCGAGGTCGAGGAGGCCGGCGAGCTGGGGGTCCGCCTTGACGACGGGGACGACAACCCGGCGAATTCCGTGCGTGTCGATCTCTCCGTCGTCAACAAACGGGTCAAGGCGCTGGCGGCCGCCCAGTCCGAGGGCATCGAGCGCCGGCTGGACCGTGACAAGGTCCGGATCATCCGGGGCCGCGGTCGCCTCGACGGGCCGGAGACCGTGGTCGTCGGCGACGAGCGGCTGGACGCCGATGTGATCCTGATCGCCACCGGTGCAAGGCCTCGCATCCTCAAGGGGTCCGAGCCGGACGGCGAGCGGATCCTCACCTGGGAGCAGGTCTACGAGCTCGAGGAGCTGCCCGAGCGGCTGATCGTGGTCGGGTCCGGTGTGACCGGTGCGGAGTTCGCCAGTGCGTACGACGCGCTCGGCAGCGACGTCGTCCTGGTGTCCTCCCGCGACCGGGTGCTGCCGGGCGAGGATGCTGACGCGGCCGCGGTCCTGGAGGACGTGTTCAAGCGGCGCGGCCTGACGGTGCTGAGCAAGTCCCGGGCCGAGTCGGTGAAGCGCCACGGCGACGGGGTCGTGGTGACGCTGACCGACGGCCGGACGGTCGAGGGTTCGCACGCGCTGCTCGCGGTCGGATCGCTGCCGAACACCGATGACATGAACCTGGTCGAGTCGGGCGTGTCGCTGACCGACGGCGGCTTCGTGCAGGTGGACCGGGTGTCGCGGACCACGGCCCGCGGCGTCTACGCGGCCGGTGACTGCACCGGCGTACTCATGCTCGCCTCGGTGGCCTCGATGCAGGGCCGGATCGCGATGGCGCACGCGCTGGGCGACGCGGTCACACCGTTGGACCAGTCAACGGTCTCTGCGAACGTCTTCACCGCCCCCGAGATCGCCACCGTCGGCCTGACCCAGGCGGTCGTGGACGCCGGCGGGAGTACGGCGCTGGTCGTCAAGGTCCCGCTGGCCGACAACGCGCGGGCCAAGATGCAGGGTGTCCGCGACGGCTTCGTCAAGCTCTTCTGCCTGCCCAACACCGGGATCGTCGTCGGCGGGGTGGTCGTGGCACCGCGGGCCAGCGAGTTGATCCACCCGATCTCGCTCGCCGTGGCCGCCCGACTCACCGTCGACCAGGTGGCCCAGTCCTTCACCGTCTACCCCTCCATTTCGGGCTCGGTGGCCGAAGCCGCCCGCCGCCTCCACCTGAGGAACTGA
- a CDS encoding helix-turn-helix domain-containing protein, with protein sequence MDDDPGREVFVSPVVVASQVFPARPGSLPDAEQFVRDALEPITLETEERQALYQAITTALLAAAGKDGVFDVMVRIFPDGVEVEVLHGAGIHRVQPAAEPFADWLNGVLRGQGLSQEAAAQRIGVSVRTISRWLRGDTEPRMRDLRRVHEIFGP encoded by the coding sequence ATGGACGACGATCCCGGTCGCGAGGTGTTCGTCTCGCCCGTGGTCGTGGCCTCACAGGTCTTCCCGGCCCGGCCGGGATCGCTGCCGGACGCCGAACAGTTCGTCCGCGACGCGCTCGAGCCGATCACCCTCGAGACCGAGGAGCGACAGGCCCTCTACCAGGCCATCACCACGGCGCTGCTGGCTGCTGCCGGCAAGGACGGCGTCTTCGATGTGATGGTGCGGATCTTCCCCGACGGCGTGGAGGTCGAGGTCCTGCACGGCGCCGGGATCCACCGGGTGCAGCCCGCGGCCGAGCCGTTCGCCGACTGGCTGAACGGCGTACTGCGTGGTCAGGGGCTGTCCCAGGAGGCGGCCGCGCAGCGGATCGGGGTGTCGGTGCGGACGATCAGCCGGTGGCTGCGCGGTGACACCGAGCCGCGGATGCGGGATCTCCGCCGGGTGCACGAGATCTTCGGTCCATGA
- a CDS encoding DUF5947 family protein, whose translation MRPPPNLRSLARNKPRPAVDPVAVLREFTGGVREQGAPGEQCEMCSVPIGPQHSHLADIQGHRLLCTCRSCYLLFTDGGASHGHYRSVPERYRANAEFALSAAQWDAMGIPVNLAFLFYQSDQGRYVAFYPSPGGATESLLDLTAWNEVVAGDPRLQELLPDVEAVLLRRLDDGFECHLVPIDACYELVGIVRRHWEGFAGGEEVWRRIDEFFAGVRERGRG comes from the coding sequence GTGAGACCACCGCCGAACCTGCGCTCACTCGCGCGGAACAAGCCGCGTCCGGCCGTCGATCCGGTTGCGGTCCTTCGTGAGTTCACCGGCGGGGTCCGGGAGCAGGGTGCGCCGGGCGAGCAGTGCGAGATGTGCTCCGTACCGATCGGGCCGCAGCACTCGCATCTGGCCGACATCCAAGGTCACCGGCTGCTGTGCACGTGCCGATCCTGCTACCTGCTGTTCACGGACGGCGGCGCATCGCACGGGCATTACCGCTCGGTTCCGGAGCGCTACCGGGCCAACGCCGAGTTCGCTCTGTCTGCCGCGCAGTGGGACGCGATGGGGATCCCGGTCAACCTGGCGTTCCTGTTCTACCAGTCCGACCAGGGCCGGTACGTCGCCTTCTACCCCAGCCCGGGCGGCGCCACCGAGTCGCTGCTCGACCTGACCGCCTGGAACGAGGTGGTGGCCGGCGATCCCCGGCTGCAGGAGCTCCTGCCGGATGTGGAGGCCGTGCTGCTGCGGCGGCTCGACGACGGCTTCGAGTGCCATCTGGTGCCGATCGACGCGTGTTACGAGCTGGTCGGGATCGTCCGCCGGCACTGGGAGGGCTTCGCCGGCGGAGAGGAAGTCTGGCGGCGGATCGACGAGTTCTTCGCGGGAGTCCGGGAGCGCGGCCGTGGTTGA
- a CDS encoding hydrogenase maturation protease, translated as MTVLVAGLGNLFCGDDAFGVAVVEQLSQRSLPDGVEVRDFGIRGIHLAYQLLEPYDLVVLVDAVQRGGPPGTVYVIEAEPGAEPGPEVSMDAHDLGPDAVLSLVPRLGGSVGPVVVVGCEPAAVDAGIGLSAAVQDAVGTAAQLVVDLITGRVSGPASRPGVAEGTM; from the coding sequence ATGACCGTTCTGGTGGCTGGTCTGGGCAACCTGTTCTGCGGTGACGACGCCTTCGGGGTGGCCGTCGTCGAGCAACTCTCGCAGCGCAGTCTCCCGGACGGCGTCGAGGTGCGGGACTTCGGGATCCGCGGGATCCATCTGGCCTATCAACTGCTTGAACCGTACGACCTCGTCGTGCTGGTCGATGCGGTCCAGCGCGGCGGGCCGCCGGGGACGGTCTACGTGATCGAGGCCGAGCCCGGCGCGGAGCCCGGTCCCGAGGTGAGTATGGACGCTCATGACCTCGGACCGGACGCTGTGCTCTCGCTTGTGCCGCGACTCGGTGGCAGTGTGGGTCCTGTAGTCGTGGTCGGCTGCGAACCGGCCGCCGTCGACGCCGGGATCGGACTGTCGGCGGCCGTCCAGGACGCAGTCGGGACCGCGGCGCAGCTGGTGGTCGACCTGATCACCGGTCGGGTCTCCGGACCGGCATCCCGGCCCGGTGTGGCGGAGGGGACGATGTGA
- a CDS encoding HypC/HybG/HupF family hydrogenase formation chaperone, with the protein MCLGIPGRVVDCPSGADLGRVEVAGVVREINVSLLDGPFVPGEYVLIHSGFALERMSAERAADAYAFFGVDL; encoded by the coding sequence ATGTGCCTGGGCATTCCGGGCCGGGTGGTCGACTGCCCGAGCGGCGCCGACCTCGGCCGGGTCGAGGTGGCAGGGGTCGTCCGGGAGATCAACGTGTCGCTTCTCGACGGGCCGTTCGTCCCTGGTGAGTACGTGCTGATCCACAGCGGGTTCGCACTCGAACGGATGTCGGCGGAACGGGCCGCCGACGCCTACGCGTTCTTCGGGGTCGACCTGTGA
- a CDS encoding DUF6390 family protein produces MNGPAMFARYAFAPNQLGYCGPADAGALLEGRTGIRFRALAKQFEGAWPQLRVIAAATGTSDPLDREVVEAYWVGNRLLDRAGDPQDGLPHHSFQVFCHYPWASLLHDERRTEHALQVLDQCRIRWGKVISAAGGQVVVESRPLVWDGKSLALGLPGRDTATLGLGSVELIEPLHPGDWVSLHWGWVCDRLTHPQLVALRHYSAYHLELVNQRLGGRAGMSGPSIP; encoded by the coding sequence GTGAACGGGCCGGCGATGTTCGCGCGGTACGCGTTCGCGCCCAACCAGCTCGGGTACTGCGGCCCCGCCGACGCGGGCGCCCTGCTCGAGGGCCGGACCGGTATCCGGTTCCGCGCGCTGGCCAAACAGTTCGAGGGCGCCTGGCCGCAACTGCGGGTGATCGCGGCGGCCACCGGTACGTCGGATCCCCTCGACCGCGAGGTGGTCGAGGCGTACTGGGTCGGCAACCGCTTGCTCGACCGGGCCGGCGACCCGCAGGACGGGCTGCCGCACCACAGCTTCCAGGTGTTCTGCCACTATCCGTGGGCGAGCCTGCTGCACGACGAACGCCGTACCGAACATGCGCTCCAGGTGCTCGACCAGTGCCGGATCCGGTGGGGCAAGGTGATCTCGGCCGCCGGCGGCCAGGTCGTCGTCGAGTCGCGGCCGCTGGTCTGGGACGGCAAGAGCCTGGCACTCGGCCTGCCCGGCCGGGACACCGCGACACTGGGTCTCGGCAGCGTGGAGCTGATCGAGCCGCTGCACCCGGGCGATTGGGTGTCGCTGCACTGGGGCTGGGTCTGCGACCGGCTCACCCACCCGCAATTGGTTGCCTTACGCCACTATTCGGCGTACCACCTGGAGCTGGTGAATCAGCGTCTGGGCGGCCGGGCCGGGATGTCCGGTCCGAGTATCCCGTGA
- a CDS encoding helix-turn-helix domain-containing protein, which produces MFEDRSDVAVDRHLVVSHRLRARRVQLGLTQKQLVSRLARRGIRTTNKTLSSFEHGAGVDVVRLPELAGALDCTVTYLLGLTEDPARWEPDRSGPPDTRPVPRPAVLNSPGVVNQLDGHGILGPDIPARPPRR; this is translated from the coding sequence ATGTTCGAGGATCGCAGCGACGTCGCTGTTGACCGTCATCTGGTGGTCAGCCATCGGTTGCGTGCGCGGCGGGTGCAACTCGGGCTGACGCAGAAGCAGCTGGTGAGCCGGCTGGCGCGGCGCGGGATCCGGACGACCAACAAGACGTTGTCGAGCTTCGAGCACGGCGCCGGGGTCGACGTGGTGCGGCTGCCCGAGCTGGCCGGTGCCCTCGACTGCACGGTGACCTACCTGCTCGGCCTGACCGAGGATCCGGCTCGGTGGGAGCCGGATCGGTCCGGTCCGCCGGACACCCGGCCGGTGCCGCGGCCCGCCGTACTCAACTCACCCGGCGTGGTCAACCAGCTCGACGGTCACGGGATACTCGGACCGGACATCCCGGCCCGGCCGCCCAGACGCTGA
- the hypF gene encoding carbamoyltransferase HypF, whose product MSITNEPERVRSRVQVTGVVQGVGFRPFAYALARELGLSGQVGNTTAGVVADVEGPVAAVTAFADRVRTDAPPLAVVSGVSTERLPVVGGTEFIILDSTAGPGRTLVSPDVATCADCLAEFADPSDRRYRHPFISCTNCGPRFTIITDLPYDRPATTMAGFPLCPDCAREYADPADRRFHAQPIACPACGPRLRLVQPGLEPEYDEDALAAAHALLVDGAILAVKGIGGFHLVCDAGDQAAVTTLRKRKDRGDKPFAVMAADLDAARRIVAVDADEEELLTGSRHPIVLLRRRPGAAVAEAVAPGNPDLGVMLPYTALHQLLFDQPGPCVLVMTSGNLSGEPIATTDDEAMTRLAGLADAWLDHDRPIHVPCDDSVVRIVDGTELPVRRSRGYAPFPVDLPVPVRPALAVGGDLKNTFCLGDGLYAWLSAHVGDMDDLATLQAFDRAEKHLEELTGVRPEVLVTDKHPSYRSRHWAQLNARGRPVIGVQHHHAHLASVMAEHRYQGEIIGFAFDGTGYGDDGAVWGGEVLLAGYDGFERYAHLKYVPLPGGDAGVHNPCRMALSHLRAAGLRWDPRLPSVRACRGAELDLLRAQLDKEIACAPTSSMGRLFDAVSSLAGVCHRAGYEAQAAIELEGLASPDQGLGAYEFGITGTEIDPAPMLAAVVRDVLAGVAPRVISARFHRGLTELMVTLAERIRAAGGLTTVGLSGGVFVNKILLSATTSALTDAGFAVLRHRRVPPTDAGLALGQLAVAARVR is encoded by the coding sequence GTGAGCATCACGAACGAACCGGAACGGGTCCGCAGCCGCGTGCAGGTCACCGGCGTCGTCCAGGGCGTCGGGTTCCGTCCGTTCGCCTACGCGCTGGCCCGGGAGCTCGGCCTGTCCGGCCAGGTCGGCAACACCACGGCCGGTGTGGTCGCCGACGTCGAGGGGCCGGTCGCCGCGGTGACCGCGTTCGCGGATCGCGTCCGGACCGACGCGCCGCCGCTCGCCGTGGTCTCGGGGGTGAGCACCGAGCGGCTCCCGGTGGTCGGCGGTACCGAGTTCATCATCCTCGACTCGACAGCAGGCCCGGGCCGGACGCTGGTCTCACCGGATGTGGCGACCTGCGCGGACTGCCTGGCCGAGTTCGCCGATCCGTCCGACCGTCGCTATCGGCATCCGTTCATCAGCTGCACCAACTGCGGTCCGCGCTTCACGATCATCACCGATCTGCCCTACGACCGCCCCGCGACGACGATGGCCGGGTTCCCGCTCTGTCCCGACTGCGCCCGCGAGTACGCCGATCCCGCCGACCGCAGGTTCCATGCGCAGCCGATCGCCTGCCCCGCCTGCGGCCCGCGACTGCGGCTCGTGCAGCCGGGCCTGGAGCCGGAGTACGACGAGGACGCGTTGGCGGCGGCGCATGCCCTGCTGGTCGACGGGGCGATCCTCGCGGTCAAGGGGATCGGTGGCTTCCATCTGGTCTGCGACGCCGGCGACCAGGCGGCGGTGACCACGTTGCGCAAACGCAAGGACCGCGGTGACAAGCCGTTCGCGGTGATGGCCGCCGATCTCGACGCGGCCCGGCGGATCGTCGCGGTCGACGCCGACGAGGAGGAGTTGCTCACCGGCAGCCGGCATCCGATCGTGCTGCTCCGGCGCCGGCCGGGTGCGGCCGTCGCCGAAGCCGTTGCCCCCGGCAACCCTGACCTCGGCGTGATGCTGCCGTACACGGCGCTGCACCAGTTGTTGTTCGACCAGCCCGGTCCCTGCGTGCTGGTGATGACGAGCGGCAACCTGTCCGGCGAGCCGATCGCGACGACCGACGACGAGGCGATGACCCGGCTCGCCGGGCTGGCCGACGCCTGGCTCGACCACGACCGTCCGATCCATGTGCCGTGCGACGACTCCGTCGTACGGATCGTCGACGGGACGGAGCTGCCGGTACGGCGGTCTCGCGGGTACGCGCCGTTCCCCGTCGACCTGCCCGTCCCGGTCCGGCCGGCACTGGCCGTCGGCGGCGATCTGAAGAACACGTTCTGCCTCGGCGACGGGCTCTATGCCTGGCTCTCGGCACATGTCGGCGACATGGACGACCTGGCGACGCTGCAGGCCTTCGATCGGGCGGAGAAGCACCTGGAGGAGCTGACCGGGGTCCGTCCGGAGGTGCTCGTGACGGACAAGCATCCGTCGTACCGCTCGCGGCACTGGGCCCAGCTGAATGCGCGCGGGCGGCCGGTGATCGGCGTACAGCATCATCATGCACACCTCGCGTCGGTGATGGCCGAGCATCGGTACCAGGGCGAGATCATCGGGTTCGCCTTCGACGGGACCGGGTACGGCGACGACGGCGCGGTCTGGGGTGGGGAGGTGCTGCTGGCCGGGTACGACGGGTTCGAGCGGTACGCGCATCTGAAGTACGTGCCGCTGCCGGGCGGCGATGCCGGCGTACACAATCCGTGCCGGATGGCGTTGTCGCATCTACGAGCCGCGGGACTGCGCTGGGATCCGCGCCTGCCGTCGGTGCGGGCCTGCCGCGGCGCGGAACTGGACCTGCTCAGAGCCCAACTGGACAAGGAGATCGCGTGTGCGCCGACGTCCAGCATGGGCAGATTGTTCGACGCGGTGTCGTCGCTGGCCGGGGTGTGCCACCGGGCCGGTTACGAGGCGCAGGCGGCGATCGAGCTGGAAGGGCTGGCCTCGCCGGATCAAGGGCTCGGTGCTTACGAGTTCGGGATCACGGGGACGGAGATCGATCCGGCGCCGATGCTCGCCGCGGTCGTGCGGGACGTGCTGGCCGGGGTGGCGCCGAGGGTGATCAGCGCCCGGTTCCATCGCGGTCTGACCGAACTGATGGTGACGCTGGCCGAACGGATCCGCGCCGCCGGAGGACTGACCACCGTCGGCCTGTCCGGCGGCGTGTTCGTCAACAAGATATTGCTATCAGCAACTACCTCGGCGTTGACCGACGCCGGGTTCGCCGTACTTCGGCATCGCCGGGTACCGCCGACGGACGCCGGGCTCGCCCTCGGGCAATTGGCCGTCGCGGCACGGGTCCGGTAG
- a CDS encoding HypC/HybG/HupF family hydrogenase formation chaperone, whose product MCLAVPGKVVEIREQDGTRMGQVDFGGVLKEVCLEYLPDLQVGEYTIVHVGFALQRLDEESAMQSLALYRKLGALEEEFGDQWGLAARQAGERRPPGTEWEVDR is encoded by the coding sequence ATGTGTCTGGCCGTGCCGGGGAAGGTCGTGGAGATCCGGGAGCAGGACGGCACCCGGATGGGGCAGGTGGACTTCGGCGGCGTGCTGAAGGAGGTCTGCCTGGAGTACCTGCCGGATCTGCAGGTCGGTGAGTACACCATCGTGCACGTCGGCTTCGCGTTGCAGCGCCTGGACGAGGAGTCCGCGATGCAGTCGCTCGCTCTGTACCGCAAGCTCGGTGCGCTCGAGGAGGAGTTCGGCGACCAGTGGGGCCTGGCCGCTCGGCAGGCCGGTGAACGCCGACCGCCCGGCACTGAGTGGGAGGTGGATCGATGA